One window of the Mycoplasmopsis anatis genome contains the following:
- a CDS encoding Mbov_0400 family ICE element protein translates to MIKQVWSLTRQGYKHWKSLKTVSYKYNGQPITPYHNSYSNNHPLVVFYSGDDVYYLTCRSVEDKIKKDNEVEIFNNKTQEKSYVETNNIHIMKRDDFFKIFNKNKVQILGDIDGAVSILEKLRENLDNQTIKLQKLELNSDWTIENKKINNELEAFQYLAHADNLFYNIGKFGTMRLFEYGRNFDNEKWLQQVSKNYIPLKEFKTWDLEKCMDFLHNSDKTKRYEQQEEDERWSNDTWDYEAQFGEYHRQEELEYQKKKQEKKDKQEDDLALSM, encoded by the coding sequence ATGATAAAACAAGTATGAAGTTTAACACGTCAAGGATACAAGCACTGAAAAAGTCTTAAAACTGTTTCGTATAAGTATAATGGACAACCTATCACTCCTTACCATAATTCATATAGTAATAACCATCCATTAGTTGTGTTTTATTCTGGGGATGATGTTTATTATCTTACATGTAGAAGTGTAGAAGATAAAATTAAAAAAGATAATGAAGTTGAAATTTTTAATAATAAAACACAAGAAAAATCATATGTTGAAACTAATAATATTCATATAATGAAAAGGGATGATTTCTTTAAGATTTTTAATAAAAATAAGGTACAAATACTAGGTGATATAGACGGTGCTGTGAGTATATTGGAAAAATTGAGAGAAAATTTGGATAATCAAACAATCAAATTACAAAAATTAGAATTAAATAGTGATTGAACAATAGAAAATAAAAAAATTAATAATGAGTTAGAAGCATTCCAATATTTAGCACATGCTGATAATTTATTCTATAATATTGGTAAATTCGGAACTATGAGATTATTTGAATATGGTAGAAATTTTGATAATGAAAAATGATTACAACAAGTATCTAAAAATTACATTCCACTTAAAGAGTTTAAGACTTGAGATTTAGAAAAATGCATGGATTTCCTACATAACTCAGATAAAACTAAACGTTATGAACAACAAGAAGAAGATGAAAGATGAAGTAATGATACTTGAGACTATGAAGCTCAATTTGGAGAATATCATAGACAGGAAGAACTAGAATATCAAAAGAAAAAACAAGAAAAAAAGGATAAGCAGGAAGATGACTTAGCACTATCTATGTAG
- a CDS encoding Mbov_0400 family ICE element protein, protein MIKHVWSLTREAKKNWGKIESVSYDYNGNIITSHSYSLNNNIPLVVFCVGDDVYYLTSKSIRKNRQKQYSEVVLYNQRTNKYSYVETNNVHIMKREDFFSIFERDDIDKLLDYNEADLNNLFGMLGNQLYSGTLHIQGLSKKDYWVFPNKDFKTMKAYQYLLHFDELISALNSLEFNKLREYTTNLKDDEKWLEENCKDYIPLRKIKDWDLNECKYRLRNNDITKINYRPDYQNLYKDDWNYEQEEAKQQNKKKEENEKNRISRKMT, encoded by the coding sequence ATGATTAAACATGTCTGAAGTTTAACAAGAGAAGCTAAGAAAAATTGGGGCAAAATCGAAAGTGTTTCATATGATTATAATGGTAATATAATTACTTCACATTCTTATTCGCTTAATAATAATATACCACTTGTTGTGTTTTGTGTTGGGGATGATGTTTACTATCTTACAAGTAAAAGCATCAGAAAAAATAGACAAAAACAATACAGTGAAGTTGTTTTGTATAATCAGAGAACAAATAAATACTCTTATGTAGAAACTAACAACGTTCATATTATGAAAAGAGAAGACTTCTTTTCAATATTCGAAAGAGATGATATAGATAAATTATTAGACTATAATGAAGCTGATTTGAATAACTTATTTGGTATGTTAGGTAATCAATTATATTCTGGTACTTTACATATTCAAGGATTATCTAAAAAAGATTATTGAGTATTTCCTAATAAAGATTTTAAGACAATGAAAGCATATCAGTATTTATTACATTTTGACGAATTAATAAGTGCTCTAAACTCTTTAGAGTTCAATAAACTAAGAGAATATACAACAAATTTAAAAGATGATGAAAAATGATTGGAAGAGAATTGTAAAGATTATATTCCTTTACGAAAAATAAAGGATTGAGATTTAAACGAATGTAAATATCGCTTAAGAAATAATGATATAACAAAAATAAATTACCGTCCTGATTATCAAAACCTTTATAAAGATGATTGAAATTATGAACAAGAAGAAGCAAAACAACAAAACAAAAAGAAAGAAGAAAACGAGAAAAACAGGATAAGCAGGAAGATGACTTAG
- a CDS encoding phosphoglycerate kinase produces the protein MKKTIDDLNLKGKKVLVRVDFNVPIKDGVITSTKRITAALPTIKKIINDGGKAILLSHLGKVKEEADLAKRNIEPVANELAKQLGQVVTFVNATRGAELEQAINNMKNGEVLLMQNTRYEDLNGKAESKNNPELGKYWASLGDVFVNDAFGTAHRAHASNVGISSNISENALGYLMEKEVSALSKAIENPKHPYVAIIGGAKVSDKIQVLENLVKIADKMIIGGGMAYTFLKAQGHTIGTSLVEDDRLELAKEFLDKYSSKVVLPVDHLVATEFKDVPGIVSEIDIKDGYMGLDLGPKSKELFAKELIGAKTVVWNGPMGVTEFDNYKEGTLEVCRAISKLDNCYSVVGGGDSVAAVQKLGMEDKFSHVSTGGGASLELLQGVKLPGFEAIQEK, from the coding sequence ATGAAAAAAACTATTGATGATTTAAACTTAAAAGGTAAAAAAGTTTTAGTTCGTGTAGACTTTAACGTTCCTATTAAAGATGGTGTTATTACTTCTACAAAACGTATTACTGCAGCTCTTCCAACAATTAAAAAAATTATTAATGATGGTGGAAAAGCAATACTTCTTTCACATTTAGGAAAAGTTAAAGAAGAAGCAGATTTAGCTAAAAGAAATATCGAACCAGTTGCTAACGAATTAGCTAAACAACTAGGACAAGTAGTTACTTTTGTAAATGCTACTAGAGGAGCAGAATTAGAACAAGCAATTAATAATATGAAAAATGGTGAAGTATTGTTAATGCAAAATACTCGTTATGAAGACTTAAATGGTAAAGCTGAAAGTAAAAATAATCCTGAATTAGGAAAATACTGAGCTTCACTTGGTGATGTATTTGTTAATGATGCTTTTGGTACAGCACACCGTGCACATGCTTCTAACGTAGGAATTAGTTCAAACATTTCTGAAAATGCTTTAGGTTACTTAATGGAAAAAGAAGTTAGTGCTTTAAGTAAAGCTATTGAAAATCCTAAACACCCATATGTTGCTATTATTGGTGGTGCTAAAGTTTCAGATAAAATTCAAGTGTTAGAAAACTTAGTTAAAATTGCTGATAAGATGATTATTGGTGGAGGAATGGCTTACACATTCTTAAAAGCTCAAGGACACACAATTGGAACAAGTTTAGTTGAAGATGATAGACTTGAATTAGCTAAAGAATTCTTAGACAAATACTCTTCTAAAGTTGTTCTTCCAGTAGATCACTTAGTTGCTACAGAATTTAAAGATGTGCCAGGTATTGTTTCTGAAATCGATATTAAAGATGGATATATGGGATTAGACCTTGGACCTAAATCAAAAGAATTGTTTGCTAAAGAATTAATTGGTGCTAAAACAGTTGTATGAAACGGACCTATGGGAGTTACAGAATTTGACAATTACAAAGAAGGAACTCTTGAAGTATGTCGTGCAATTAGTAAACTTGATAATTGTTACTCAGTAGTTGGTGGTGGAGATTCAGTTGCTGCTGTACAAAAATTAGGTATGGAAGATAAATTCTCACACGTTTCAACAGGTGGTGGAGCATCTCTTGAATTGCTTCAAGGAGTTAAACTTCCAGGATTTGAAGCTATCCAAGAAAAATAA
- a CDS encoding MscL family protein, translating into MFKKAVKSAKAHIQRGNMFMLAIGLLLGTVFGAVVSSLANDIIMSYISTNILKYNNLDDYIVSGMKVGKFLGVLLNFVIVTLFIFAVLVVYYLFYNMKKAKEEKAKAAEAPAPKVPTTEELILAELKELNQNMKK; encoded by the coding sequence ATGTTTAAGAAAGCAGTTAAAAGTGCCAAAGCTCACATTCAACGTGGAAACATGTTTATGTTGGCTATTGGTCTATTATTAGGGACAGTATTTGGTGCTGTTGTTAGTTCTTTAGCTAATGATATCATTATGTCATATATTTCAACTAACATCTTAAAATACAATAATTTAGACGATTATATTGTTTCAGGAATGAAAGTTGGTAAATTCTTAGGAGTATTACTTAACTTTGTTATCGTTACATTATTTATTTTTGCTGTGTTAGTTGTATATTACTTATTCTACAATATGAAAAAAGCTAAAGAAGAAAAAGCTAAGGCAGCGGAAGCTCCTGCACCTAAAGTTCCTACAACAGAAGAATTAATTCTTGCTGAATTAAAAGAATTAAACCAAAACATGAAAAAATAG